From Coffea arabica cultivar ET-39 chromosome 2e, Coffea Arabica ET-39 HiFi, whole genome shotgun sequence, the proteins below share one genomic window:
- the LOC113729025 gene encoding L-type lectin-domain containing receptor kinase IV.1-like, which produces MSFRLVTTFLAYFLIHIGADAGASGDVGFIYEGFQSTNLSLDGLAKVTNNGLLQITNISQLQTGHTFYPDPINFKSTSYSSAFSFSTQFVFAIKPEPSGQTGHGLAFVIAPTRGLPGGLPTQFLGLFNDSTNGNATNHVFAVELDTIQTHEFHDINDNHVGIDINSLISTVSQPASYRPNDRNSFHNLSLSSAQAMQLWVEYDGENKRIDVTLAPIAAAKPTTPLLSLSYDLSPILQQTMYVGFSASTGSLAAADHFVLGWSFKMNGVAQALDLSRLPKLPRFGPKKVSKFFTVGLPLICVFLLLVVTSGLAYHLGRKWKFAEVLEEWELAYGPHRFKYKDLYIATRGFREKELLGAGGFGRVYKGVLHTNKMEIAVKKVSHQSRQGMREFVAEIVSIGQLRHRNLVPLLGYCRRKGELLLVYEFMSNGSLDRFLYNQPKSTLNWSQRLRVIKGVASGLFYLHEEWEQVVIHRDVKASNVLVDAELNGRLGDFGLARLYDHGALPQTTHVVGTLGYLAPEHYRTGKATTSTDVYAFGAFMLEVACGRRPIDPQAPGEDEILVDWVFSCWKAGDIVQAIDRKLGSQYVKEEAELVLKLGLLCSHLEPTIRPSMRQVVVYLEGTVPLPELSSIGISAIGLGFTHACGFNCTALSLSSSTDNNFSRSVAESSLSGDR; this is translated from the coding sequence ATGTCATTCAGACTAGTAACAACATTCCTGGCCTATTTTCTGATTCACATTGGAGCTGATGCAGGAGCATCTGGCGATGTTGGATTCATCTATGAAGGATTTCAATCAACAAATCTAAGCCTGGATGGATTAGCCAAAGTTACCAACAACGGCCTTTTGCAGATAACCAATATTTCCCAATTACAAACGGGGCATACCTTTTATCCTGATCCCATCAATTTTAAGAGCACGTCTTATAGTTCAGCTTTCTCCTTTTCCACCCAATTTGTGTTTGCAATAAAGCCTGAACCCTCAGGCCAGACTGGTCATGGATTGGCTTTCGTGATTGCACCGACAAGAGGCCTGCCTGGGGGGCTTCCCACACAGTTCCTTGGCCTCTTCAATGATAGCACCAATGGAAATGCAACTAATCATGTCTTCGCTGTGGAGCTTGACACTATCCAAACTCACGAATTTCATGATATCAATGATAACCATGTTGGAATTGATATTAACTCCTTGATTTCTACAGTGTCGCAGCCAGCAAGTTACCGCCCTAATGACAGGAATTCATTTCACAACTTAAGTCTTAGTAGTGCTCAGGCGATGCAGCTCTGGGTGGAATATGATGGGGAGAATAAGAGAATCGATGTAACATTAGCTCCAATAGCAGCTGCTAAACCAACTACCCCTCTTTTATCTTTGTCATATGATCTTTCCCCCATCTTACAGCAAACAATGTATGTTGGCTTTTCTGCATCCACTGGTTCACTAGCAGCTGCTGATCATTTTGTATTGGGATGGAGCTTCAAGATGAATGGTGTTGCACAAGCACTTGATCTCTCTCGGCTTCCCAAGCTACCTCGATTTGGACCCAAGAAGGTGTCTAAATTCTTTACCGTTGGATTGCCTTTAATTTGCGTATTTTTGTTGTTAGTTGTAACATCTGGATTAGCTTATCATCTAGGGAGGAAGTGGAAGTTTGCAGAGGTGCTGGAAGAATGGGAGCTTGCCTATGGACCCCATCGATTCAAGTATAAAGACTTGTATATTGCCACCAGAGGTTTTAGAGAAAAAGAGTTGCTGGGGGCGGGGGGCTTTGGCAGGGTCTACAAAGGAGTACTGCACACAAACAAGATGGAAATTGCTGTCAAGAAGGTGTCTCATCAATCAAGACAGGGAATGAGAGAATTTGTTGCAGAAATCGTTAGTATTGGCCAGCTACGCCATAGAAATTTAGTACCTCTCTTGGGTTATTGTCGGCGTAAAGGAGAGCTACTTTTGGTGTATGAATTTATGTCCAATGGTAGTTTGGACAGGTTTCTGTACAACCAACCGAAGTCTACCCTTAACTGGAGCCAGAGGTTGCGAGTCATTAAAGGTGTGGCATCCGGATTATTCTATCTACACGAAGAATGGGAGCAAGTAGTGATTCATAGAGATGTGAAAGCCAGCAATGTATTGGTAGATGCTGAATTGAACGGAAGATTAGGAGATTTTGGCCTCGCGAGGCTATATGATCATGGTGCACTCCCTCAAACCACCCACGTAGTAGGAACTCTTGGATACCTTGCCCCTGAGCACTATAGAACAGggaaagccacaactagcactGATGTATATGCTTTTGGGGCCTTTATGCTAGAGGTTGCTTGTGGAAGAAGGCCAATAGATCCACAAGCCCCAGGAGAAGATGAAATATTGGTTGATTGGGTGTTTTCGTGCTGGAAAGCAGGTGATATTGTTCAGGCAATTGATCGAAAATTGGGTTCCCAGTATGTGAAAGAGGAGGCAGAATTGGTTTTGAAATTAGGCTTGTTATGCTCGCATTTAGAACCTACGATTAGACCAAGTATGCGGCAAGTTGTGGTGTACTTGGAGGGAACAGTTCCACTGCCAGAGTTATCATCAATTGGCATTTCTGCCATTGGTCTTGGTTTCACCCATGCTTGTGGCTTTAATTGTACTGCCTTATCATTGTCTTCTTCTACAGACAATAACTTTTCACGTTCTGTAGCAGAATCTTCTCTCTCTGGAGACCGGTGA
- the LOC113732395 gene encoding L-type lectin-domain containing receptor kinase IV.1-like, producing the protein MLILIKFILVVSALVGFASSQDLSITYNGFRSTNLSTDGIAEVTPNGLLKLTDTTTQQQGHAFFPNPVSFKDSADSSAFSFSTTFIFAVVSEYPILSGHGIAFVIAPRRGLPGALPSHHLGLFNETNNGKPTNHVFAVELDTIQSEEFHDINNNHVGIDINGLNSTLAEHAGYYSDGNDVLQNLTLISGKAMQVWVDYDGTAKHISVTLAPIYAGKPNKPLLSLPYDLSPVLNEIMYVGFSSSTGSVPTCHCLLGWSFKMNGVAQGLDLAQLPKLPPVGPKEKSKVLTIGLPIILIASLSIAISGVIYRVRINKKFAEVLEDWEREYGPHRFKYKDLYIATKGFRDKGLLGSGGFGKVYHGILPSSKLEVAVKRVSHDSRQGMKEFVAEIVSIGRLRHRNLVPLLGYCRRKDELLLVYEYMPNGSLDRFLYEQRKYTLNWSQRFRVIRGVASGLFYLHEGWEQIVIHRDVKASNVLLDSELNGRLGDFGLARLYDHGTDPQTTHVVGTLGYLAPEHTRTGKATTKTDVYAFGAFLLEVVCGRRPTEPHPPTEDAILVDWVFSCWNKGQILEAVDPNMGLDYVKEEVELVMKLGLLCSQSEPTARPSMRQVVLYLDSALALPDLLSLGISTTGLSFACHEGFSDFKLSYPSSMDKPFSHTSSSVAESLLSAGG; encoded by the coding sequence ATGTTGATTTTGATCAAGTTTATACTAGTGGTTTCTGCTCTAGTGGGCTTTGCATCTTCCCAGGACCTTAGTATCACCTACAATGGATTCCGTTCCACGAACTTGAGCACGGACGGTATAGCTGAGGTCACGCCAAATGGCCTCTTGAAGCTAACTGATACCACCACGCAACAGCAAGGTCATGCCTTCTTTCCTAATCCTGTCAGCTTCAAGGATTCAGCTGATTCCTCAGCTTTCTCCTTTTCCACCACCTTCATCTTTGCTGTAGTGTCTGAATATCCTATTTTGAGCGGCCACGGAATTGCTTTCGTGATTGCACCAAGAAGAGGCCTTCCGGGAGCCCTTCCTAGTCACCATCTCGGCCTCTTCAATGAAACAAACAATGGAAAACCGACCAATCATGTCTTTGCAGTGGAACTTGACACGATCCAAAGCGAAGAGTTCCATGATATCAATAATAACCACGTTGGGATTGACATCAACGGGCTGAACTCCACACTAGCGGAGCATGCAGGTTATTATTCCGATGGCAACGACGTTCTTCAGAACTTGACTCTTATTAGTGGTAAAGCAATGCAAGTTTGGGTCGACTATGATGGAACAGCTAAGCATATAAGTGTCACATTAGCTCCAATATATGCTGGTAAACCAAACAAACCTCTTTTATCTTTACCTTATGATCTTTCACCAGTACTAAATGAAATCATGTATGTCGGATTTTCATCATCTACGGGTTCTGTGCCGACCTGCCATTGTCTTCTGGGATGGAGTTTCAAGATGAACGGTGTGGCTCAAGGGCTCGATCTTGCTCAACTTCCTAAGCTTCCACCAGTTGGGCCTAAGGAAAAGTCCAAAGTTTTAACAATTGGTTTACCTATCATTTTGATTGCTTCCCTGTCAATTGCAATCTCTGGTGTAATATATCGTGTGAGAATTAATAAGAAGTTTGCAGAAGTGCTTGAGGATTGGGAGCGTGAGTATGGTCCTCACAGATTCAAGTACAAAGATTTGTACATCGCTACAAAAGGGTTCAGGGACAAGGGATTGCTAGGAAGCGGGGGTTTTGGTAAGGTATATCACGGCATCCTGCCTAGCTCCAAACTTGAGGTTGCTGTCAAGAGGGTATCTCATGATTCTAGGCAAGGAATGAAAGAATTTGTGGCAGAAATCGTCAGCATAGGCCGGTTACGCCACAGAAATTTGGTTCCACTTTTAGGTTACTGCAGGCGAAAAGATGAACTGCTATTGGTTTATGAATACATGCCAAATGGAAGCCTGGACAGATTTCTATATGAGCAGCGTAAGTACACCCTCAATTGGAGCCAAAGATTTCGAGTCATAAGAGGTGTAGCATCTGGATTGTTTTATCTACATGAAGGATGGGAACAAATAGTGATCCACAGAGATGTAAAGGCCAGCAACGTCCTGTTAGACAGTGAATTGAATGGAAGATTAGGAGATTTCGGGCTTGCCAGATTGTATGATCATGGAACAGACCCTCAAACAACTCATGTTGTTGGAACACTTGGATACCTCGCACCAGAGCATACTAGAACTGGCAAGGCTACAACCAAAACAGACGTATATGCCTTTGGGGCATTTTTGCTTGAGGTAGTCTGCGGCAGAAGACCAACAGAACCACATCCCCCAACAGAGGATGCCATTTTGGTTGATTGGGTATTTTCTTGCTGGAACAAAGGGCAAATTCTTGAAGCAGTTGATCCAAACATGGGACTTGATTATGTGAAAGAGGAGGTGGAATTGGTTATGAAGCTCGGATTGTTGTGCTCGCAGTCAGAGCCCACGGCAAGGCCAAGCATGCGTCAAGTTGTTCTATACTTGGACAGCGCTTTGGCACTGCCAGATTTACTCTCACTTGGGATTTCTACCACTGGCCTGTCTTTTGCATGTCACGAAGGTTTCAGTGATTTTAAGTTATCATATCCATCTTCAATGGACAAGCCATTTTCACACACTTCCTCCTCTGTTGCAGAATCGCTACTATCTGCAGGTGGGTGA